The Acidobacteriota bacterium sequence ACCAGAGCCTTACCGGGGACAGGAAGAAGCTTATCGATACCATCAATGAGATGACCCCGAACGGAGGAACTGCCCTTTATGACGCAGTAGCCTACTCTGTCCGCTTTCTCAAACATCTTTCTGGTAAGAAGGCGATCATCCTCCTTTCCGACGGGGATGATACAGACAGCCACTTCTCCTTCGAGGATGTACTCGATTATGTTAGGGAGTCAGATGTCCTCATCTACACCGTGGGTCTCCAGAAGTTGACCTTCTCTCAGACATTCATCAGGGAGACCGAGCTTACCGTAAAGCAATTGACCGAATTAGCGGAGGTAACCGGAGGAAGGGCTTACTTCCCAAACTACATAAATCGCCTTCCCGGGGTATACAGGAGGATCGGAAGAGAGCTTAGGAGTCAGTATGCCTTGGGCTACATCCCTAAAAGACAGGACTGGGATGGCAGTTGGCGACGAATAAAGGTGGTGGTCAAGAACCGTCCTGATCTGATCGTCCGCGCCCGGGAAGGATATTATGCTGCTCCATAGGGAGAGAGGAGATGAGCAAATTCAAACTCGGTTTGATCCAATTCGACATCGATTTGGGAAAGGTAAAGGAGAACATAGCTCGGGCGAAAGCGTTAATCTCCGAAGCCAAAAAGAGAGGCGCCGATATGGTGCTTCTTCCCGAGCTCTGGGCAATGGGTTACGATCTTCCAAATATTGAGGCTCACGCCTACCCTCTGGGGGAAGGGATATTTGCCGAAGTAGGGGAGATAGCGGCGAAAGAGGGATTGTTCATTGCAGGAAGTCTAATCGCTAAAGATGGGGATAGGCTTTACAATATAGCAACCCTCCATAACCCTCAGGGGAAGGTCATACTCACCTATAGCAAAACTCATCTTTTCCCCCTGATGAAGGAAGGGAAGTATTTTGCTCCAGGGGAATCGCTCCCCTTGGTGGAAACTCCCTTTGGAAAGATCGCCTTTGCTATCTGCTTCGATCTTCGCTTCCCAGAGTTATTCCGGAGCTACGCCCTTGCCGGCGCTGAGATCATCCTCCTTCCCGCCGAATGGCCCCGGGAGAGGATAGAACACTTCGAACTTCTCCTCCGGGCACGGGCGGTGGAGAATCAATACTTCGTCGCTGGGGTAAACAGAGTGGGGATCTCTGGCAAGTTCACCTTTCCCGGCTGTTCCCAGGTCGTCGCTCCAGATGGAAAAGTAATCGCTCGGCTCGGCGATGGCGAGGGGGTGGTTGTAGCTGAGATCGACCTCGAAGAAATAAGGAAAGTACGAGAAGCCCTTCCTACCCTTGAGAATAGGCGAAGGGAACTTTATCAACTTTGAGGGGTCAAGATATGAAACGGCGTTTGATCATCATCCTATCATCGATTTTTCTCCTCCTCCCCTTATCCTCCGTAGGTGCTCAGGTATCGGGCAAGGGAGGAAAAGAGGAGACATATGCCAAGATCCTTATAAAACAAAAACAGGTCATATACGGCAAGCAGAGGATTACCCTGAACTTCGATGATCCGGATTTGCTCTTTGTGGAATTCATCATCGATGGAAAGAGGGTAGCGGTGGATAATGAAAAACCTTACGAATGCCATTACGA is a genomic window containing:
- a CDS encoding carbon-nitrogen family hydrolase, with amino-acid sequence MSKFKLGLIQFDIDLGKVKENIARAKALISEAKKRGADMVLLPELWAMGYDLPNIEAHAYPLGEGIFAEVGEIAAKEGLFIAGSLIAKDGDRLYNIATLHNPQGKVILTYSKTHLFPLMKEGKYFAPGESLPLVETPFGKIAFAICFDLRFPELFRSYALAGAEIILLPAEWPRERIEHFELLLRARAVENQYFVAGVNRVGISGKFTFPGCSQVVAPDGKVIARLGDGEGVVVAEIDLEEIRKVREALPTLENRRRELYQL